In one window of Shewanella goraebulensis DNA:
- the nusA gene encoding transcription termination factor NusA has protein sequence MNKEILLVAEAVSNEKAVPREKIFEALEIALATATKKKYEGEIEVRVAIDRKTGHYDTFRRWMVVDDKGEALENPYSEITLEAAQFENPEIQPGEFIEDEIDSVVFDRITTQTAKQVIVQKVREAERAQIVEQFIEREGEIVTGVVKKSTRESVVVDLGNNADGVIYKEDIISRESFRPGDRVRALLYAVRPEAKGAQLFLTRSKPEMIIELFRVEVPEILDEMIEIMGAARDPGARAKIAVKTNDKRIDPIGACVGMRGARVQAVSNELSGERVDIVMWDDNPAQYVINAMAPADVASIIVDEDNHSMDIAVEADSLAQAIGRNGQNVRLATQLTGWELNVMTVEELTAKHQAESAKVVNLFVETLDVDEDFATVLAEEGFTSLEEIAYVPEAELLEVDGFDEDIVAALRERAKAAISTRALATEEALDGAEPAADLLALDGLEKHLAYVLASKGVSTLEDLAEQGIDDLIDIEELTEEKAGELIMAARNICWFGEEA, from the coding sequence ATGAATAAAGAGATTCTGCTAGTCGCAGAGGCGGTATCAAATGAAAAAGCCGTCCCACGCGAAAAAATATTCGAAGCGCTAGAAATTGCTCTAGCCACAGCAACTAAGAAAAAATACGAAGGCGAAATTGAAGTTCGCGTAGCTATCGACCGTAAAACAGGCCACTACGACACATTCCGTCGTTGGATGGTTGTCGATGATAAAGGCGAAGCTTTAGAAAATCCTTATAGCGAAATTACGCTTGAAGCTGCTCAATTTGAAAACCCAGAGATTCAACCTGGTGAGTTCATTGAAGATGAAATTGATTCAGTTGTTTTTGACCGTATTACGACGCAAACAGCTAAGCAAGTTATCGTACAAAAAGTACGTGAAGCTGAACGTGCTCAAATCGTAGAACAGTTCATCGAACGTGAAGGTGAGATTGTTACTGGTGTTGTCAAGAAGAGCACTCGCGAAAGTGTTGTCGTTGATTTAGGTAACAATGCAGATGGTGTTATCTACAAAGAAGACATCATTAGCCGTGAATCTTTCCGCCCTGGCGATCGTGTTCGTGCATTACTTTATGCCGTACGTCCTGAAGCAAAAGGCGCACAGTTATTTTTAACTCGTAGCAAGCCAGAGATGATCATCGAATTATTCAGAGTAGAAGTACCTGAAATTTTAGATGAAATGATTGAAATCATGGGCGCAGCTCGTGATCCAGGCGCTCGCGCTAAAATCGCTGTGAAAACAAACGATAAGCGAATTGATCCAATCGGTGCTTGTGTTGGTATGCGTGGTGCACGTGTACAAGCTGTATCTAACGAGTTAAGTGGTGAGCGTGTTGATATCGTAATGTGGGATGATAATCCAGCACAGTACGTGATTAATGCAATGGCTCCTGCTGATGTTGCTTCTATCATCGTTGATGAAGACAACCACTCTATGGATATCGCAGTAGAAGCTGACAGTTTAGCTCAAGCAATTGGTCGTAACGGTCAAAACGTTCGTTTAGCCACTCAGTTAACTGGCTGGGAACTAAACGTAATGACGGTTGAAGAACTTACTGCTAAGCATCAAGCTGAAAGCGCTAAAGTTGTTAACTTATTTGTTGAAACTTTAGACGTAGATGAAGATTTCGCGACTGTTCTAGCAGAAGAAGGTTTTACTTCGTTAGAAGAGATTGCATATGTACCAGAAGCAGAACTGTTAGAAGTTGACGGTTTTGATGAAGATATTGTTGCTGCATTGCGCGAACGTGCAAAAGCGGCGATTTCGACTAGAGCATTAGCAACAGAAGAAGCACTTGATGGTGCAGAACCTGCTGCTGACTTATTAGCGTTAGATGGTTTAGAAAAGCATTTAGCATATGTTCTTGCAAGTAAAGGTGTGTCGACCTTAGAAGACTTAGCAGAACAAGGTATTGACGATTTAATCGATATTGAAGAATTGACAGAAGAAAAAGCAGGTGAGCTCATCATGGCTGCCCGTAATATCTGTTGGTTTGGCGAAGAAGCATAA
- the rimP gene encoding ribosome maturation factor RimP — protein sequence MATLETKLTEMLTVPVEALGFQLWGIEFVHAGRHSILRVFIDGESGINIEDCAEASRQVSAVLDVEDPISTEYTLEVSSPGVDRPLFTAEQYAAYIGEDAKVQLTMPVAGSRNLKGAITAIEGQMLTITVDGEDLIVALDNVRKGNVIAKF from the coding sequence TTGGCAACATTAGAAACTAAACTGACAGAAATGCTGACAGTACCTGTTGAAGCGTTAGGTTTTCAACTTTGGGGTATTGAGTTTGTCCATGCAGGGCGTCATTCAATATTACGTGTATTTATTGATGGTGAAAGTGGGATCAATATTGAAGATTGTGCTGAAGCCAGCCGCCAAGTTAGTGCTGTTCTAGATGTTGAAGACCCAATCTCGACAGAATACACACTAGAAGTTTCATCGCCAGGTGTAGATAGACCATTATTTACGGCTGAGCAATACGCTGCTTATATCGGCGAAGATGCAAAAGTACAGTTAACGATGCCTGTTGCAGGTAGTCGTAATTTAAAAGGTGCTATCACTGCTATCGAAGGGCAAATGCTAACGATAACTGTAGATGGTGAAGATTTGATTGTGGCTTTAGATAATGTCCGTAAAGGCAACGTTATTGCAAAGTTTTGA
- the secG gene encoding preprotein translocase subunit SecG has protein sequence MYEVLIVVYLVVAIGLVGLILIQQGKGADMGSSFGAGASGTLFGSDGAGNFLTRSTAVLAIAFFALSLTLGNLSANHSKKDDAWNDLGSAVEQVEQAPTQAETSETKIPD, from the coding sequence ATGTATGAAGTTTTAATTGTAGTTTACTTGGTTGTAGCAATTGGTCTTGTTGGACTGATTTTGATTCAACAAGGTAAAGGGGCTGACATGGGGTCTTCATTTGGTGCTGGCGCATCAGGGACGCTATTCGGTTCAGACGGTGCAGGTAATTTCCTGACCCGAAGCACAGCTGTTTTAGCAATTGCTTTTTTTGCTTTAAGTCTTACTTTAGGTAACTTAAGTGCAAACCATTCTAAAAAAGATGATGCTTGGAACGATTTAGGTTCTGCAGTAGAGCAAGTTGAACAAGCTCCTACTCAGGCTGAAACATCAGAGACTAAAATCCCTGATTAA
- the tpiA gene encoding triose-phosphate isomerase, with protein sequence MALRRPMVAGNWKMNGNAPLAQELFSKFATKLQNDSAEVVLCPPSIYLESVRQLLEANKQTLDGALVRMGAQNLSQHDFGAYTGEISGKMLKDSGCRYVIIGHSERRRMYGETSNIVAEKFAAAQKHGLTPILCVGESGPAREARRTFEVIAEELDIVIEKNGTMAFDNAIIAYEPLWAVGTGKSATPEQAQEVHAFIRNRLSEVSPFIGENIRILYGGSVTPSNAADIFAQPDVDGGLIGGASLNSSEFLSLCSIAMSA encoded by the coding sequence ATGGCACTCAGACGTCCTATGGTAGCTGGCAACTGGAAAATGAATGGCAATGCGCCTTTAGCGCAAGAGTTATTCAGCAAGTTTGCTACTAAGCTCCAAAATGATTCTGCAGAAGTAGTTTTATGTCCACCTTCAATTTATCTTGAAAGTGTTAGACAGCTACTTGAAGCAAATAAGCAAACCTTAGATGGTGCGCTTGTAAGAATGGGCGCACAGAACCTCAGTCAACATGACTTTGGTGCCTATACTGGTGAAATTTCCGGTAAAATGCTAAAAGATTCAGGATGTCGATATGTCATTATCGGCCATTCCGAGCGTCGTCGTATGTACGGCGAAACAAGTAATATCGTTGCAGAGAAATTCGCTGCAGCACAAAAACATGGTTTGACGCCGATTCTTTGTGTTGGAGAATCAGGTCCAGCTCGTGAAGCAAGACGAACTTTTGAAGTGATTGCTGAAGAGTTAGACATTGTGATCGAAAAGAATGGCACCATGGCTTTTGATAATGCCATTATCGCTTACGAGCCTTTATGGGCTGTAGGTACTGGTAAAAGTGCAACTCCAGAGCAAGCGCAAGAAGTTCATGCGTTTATTCGTAATAGACTCTCTGAAGTGTCTCCATTTATTGGAGAAAATATTCGCATTCTTTATGGTGGTAGTGTTACTCCATCAAATGCTGCAGATATATTTGCCCAACCAGATGTCGATGGTGGATTGATTGGCGGAGCTAGCTTAAACTCTAGCGAGTTTTTAAGTTTATGTTCCATTGCGATGAGCGCTTAA
- the glmM gene encoding phosphoglucosamine mutase yields MQKQNLQHRTLFGTDGIRGKVGAGVMTPELALKLGWAAGRVLSRSGTRKVIIGKDTRISGYLFESALEAGLSAAGLDVLLVGPMPTPAIAYLTRTFRAEAGIVISASHNPYYDNGIKFFSADGSKLDDELELEIENELAKPLICVESHLLGKAARIDDAAGRYIEYCKGHFPAELTLNGMKLVVDCAHGATYHIAPSVFKELGAEVITIGDKPNGLNINEDVGATSMDAICAEVIKHQADAGIALDGDGDRIMMVDKYGHVIDGDQILYILACNAIKNDELKGGVVGTLMSNLGLELALTKLNVPFMRSNVGDRYVMELMRQNDWRIGGENSGHILNLDHGTTGDGIVAAILVLAAMQNQQTELDVLVAPLKMLPQILVNVRFEGELNPLESVAVQTIKDQVEIKLGKTGRVLLRKSGTEPLIRVMVEGQDIDLVTTFANQIADVVKKVGLSQS; encoded by the coding sequence ATGCAGAAACAAAACTTGCAACACCGAACCCTTTTTGGCACCGATGGCATTCGAGGCAAAGTCGGTGCAGGGGTCATGACGCCTGAACTGGCTTTGAAGTTAGGTTGGGCCGCTGGTCGAGTACTATCGCGAAGTGGTACTAGAAAAGTGATCATTGGTAAAGACACTCGTATTTCAGGATATCTATTTGAATCAGCTTTGGAGGCGGGCTTGTCTGCTGCAGGGCTGGATGTTTTATTAGTCGGTCCTATGCCAACCCCTGCCATTGCTTATCTCACTCGTACCTTTAGAGCCGAAGCGGGTATTGTCATTAGCGCATCCCACAACCCTTATTACGATAACGGCATTAAATTCTTTTCTGCAGACGGCAGTAAACTTGATGATGAGTTGGAGCTCGAGATTGAAAATGAGCTTGCCAAACCACTTATTTGTGTTGAGTCCCATTTACTTGGTAAGGCTGCACGAATCGACGATGCTGCGGGTCGTTATATTGAATATTGTAAAGGGCATTTTCCTGCTGAATTAACACTTAATGGCATGAAATTGGTTGTCGATTGTGCCCATGGGGCTACCTATCATATTGCACCGAGTGTTTTTAAAGAGCTAGGAGCTGAGGTAATTACTATTGGTGATAAACCCAATGGTCTTAATATCAATGAAGATGTCGGTGCAACATCAATGGATGCTATTTGTGCCGAAGTCATTAAGCATCAAGCTGATGCGGGCATTGCATTAGATGGTGATGGCGACCGTATTATGATGGTCGATAAGTATGGGCATGTCATCGATGGCGACCAAATTTTATATATTCTAGCGTGCAATGCCATAAAGAATGATGAGCTTAAAGGCGGTGTAGTGGGCACTTTGATGTCAAATCTTGGTTTAGAGCTGGCTTTAACAAAACTTAATGTACCTTTCATGCGTTCTAATGTTGGCGACCGTTATGTAATGGAGTTAATGCGTCAAAATGATTGGCGGATTGGCGGTGAAAATTCAGGGCACATTTTAAATCTTGATCACGGCACAACAGGTGATGGTATTGTTGCAGCTATATTGGTGCTCGCTGCAATGCAAAATCAACAGACTGAACTTGACGTGTTAGTTGCACCATTAAAAATGTTACCGCAAATTTTGGTTAATGTTCGTTTTGAAGGTGAGTTAAACCCACTTGAGTCGGTAGCTGTTCAAACGATAAAAGACCAGGTTGAAATAAAGCTCGGTAAAACAGGTCGGGTTTTATTAAGAAAATCAGGTACTGAGCCATTGATTAGAGTGATGGTGGAAGGGCAAGATATTGACCTTGTCACAACCTTTGCAAACCAAATCGCTGATGTGGTTAAAAAGGTAGGTTTGTCGCAAAGTTGA
- the folP gene encoding dihydropteroate synthase yields MFEIKSGDKILSLTSPVVMAIINVTPDSFSDGGQHATVKQACEHADKVIAEGALIVDIGGESTRPGADTVSVDQELSRVIPVIEYVAKNHDVWISIDTSKPEVMEKAVAAGAHIINDVRALQEPGAVAMATSLDVPVCLMHMQGQPKDMQDSPEYENVMDQVSEFLSLRLDYCVAAGMPRENIILDPGFGFGKTLEHNYELLAKLPELHSLHLPVLVGLSRKSMIGDLLQRSVDERLAGSLAGAMIAAQQGAQILRVHDVKETVDALTVMSATMASLHQ; encoded by the coding sequence GTGTTTGAAATTAAGTCTGGCGATAAAATATTGTCGCTAACTAGTCCTGTTGTGATGGCAATTATCAATGTAACTCCTGATTCTTTTTCTGATGGCGGTCAACATGCGACGGTTAAACAAGCCTGTGAACATGCAGATAAAGTCATAGCTGAAGGCGCGTTAATTGTTGATATCGGTGGAGAGTCGACTAGGCCTGGCGCCGATACTGTATCCGTTGACCAAGAATTATCAAGAGTCATTCCTGTCATTGAATATGTCGCTAAGAATCACGATGTGTGGATTTCAATTGACACCAGCAAACCTGAAGTGATGGAAAAAGCTGTCGCTGCGGGGGCTCATATCATTAATGATGTACGTGCATTACAAGAGCCAGGCGCAGTCGCTATGGCGACGAGTCTAGATGTCCCAGTTTGCTTAATGCACATGCAAGGTCAGCCAAAAGATATGCAAGATTCACCAGAGTATGAAAATGTGATGGACCAGGTGAGTGAGTTTTTATCTTTACGTCTCGATTACTGCGTTGCTGCAGGTATGCCGCGAGAAAACATCATCCTTGATCCTGGCTTTGGCTTTGGCAAAACCTTAGAGCATAACTATGAGTTATTGGCTAAGTTGCCAGAACTTCATAGCCTACATCTACCCGTTTTAGTAGGGCTTTCTAGAAAGAGCATGATTGGCGATTTACTGCAGCGAAGTGTAGATGAACGGCTCGCTGGTAGTCTTGCTGGCGCAATGATTGCCGCCCAGCAAGGAGCACAGATTTTACGAGTGCATGATGTAAAAGAAACCGTTGATGCATTAACGGTCATGTCGGCAACAATGGCGAGTTTACATCAGTAA
- the ftsH gene encoding ATP-dependent zinc metalloprotease FtsH — translation MAKNLILWVVIAVVLMSVFQGYSPSSSSSQKMDYSVFLDSVRNGNINSVEIKSDQRTIEGIKRSGEKFTTIMPMYDQDLINDLDRKGISMKGQEAEESSFLTQIFISWFPMLLLIGVWIFFMRQMQGGGGKGAMSFGKSKAKLMSEDQIKTTFADVAGCDEAKEDVKELVDYLKEPTRFQKLGGRIPTGVLLVGPPGTGKTLIAKAIAGEAKVPFFTISGSDFVEMFVGVGASRVRDMFEQAKKSAPCIIFIDEIDAVGRQRGAGVGGGHDEREQTLNQMLVEMDGFEGNEGVIVIAATNRPDVLDAALLRPGRFDRQVVVGLPDVRGREQILKVHMRKVPLGDGVKASVIARGTPGFSGADLANLVNEAALFAARGNRRVVGMEEFESAKDKIMMGAERRTMVMSEEEKEMTAYHEAGHAIVGCLVPEHDPVHKVTIIPRGRALGVTFFLPEADAISQSRRKLESQISVAYGGRLAEELIYGGEKVSTGASQDIKYATSIARNMVTQWGFSEKLGPVLYAEDEGEVFLGRSMAKSKNMSDETAGMIDQEVKHLIDSNYERANQYLTDNMDILHSMKDALMKYETIDAEQIDDLMNRREVRQPADWQADDSMDDQDKGTPVTPEANATEEAAEEPAAEKPDTEPKTDESPAK, via the coding sequence ATGGCAAAAAATTTAATTCTCTGGGTTGTCATCGCCGTTGTGCTGATGTCAGTTTTTCAGGGTTACTCCCCCTCTTCTTCGTCATCGCAGAAGATGGACTATTCCGTATTTTTAGATAGTGTCCGTAATGGCAATATCAATTCGGTTGAAATCAAAAGTGACCAGCGAACTATTGAAGGAATCAAACGTTCTGGAGAGAAGTTCACCACAATTATGCCTATGTATGACCAAGATTTAATTAATGATCTTGATCGCAAAGGGATTTCAATGAAAGGGCAGGAAGCTGAAGAATCTAGTTTCTTAACCCAAATATTCATCTCTTGGTTCCCAATGTTACTGCTTATCGGTGTATGGATTTTCTTCATGCGTCAAATGCAAGGCGGTGGCGGTAAAGGCGCTATGTCATTTGGTAAGAGTAAAGCCAAATTGATGAGCGAAGACCAAATTAAGACCACTTTTGCTGATGTTGCAGGTTGTGATGAAGCAAAAGAAGACGTTAAAGAATTAGTTGATTACTTAAAAGAACCAACTCGATTCCAAAAGTTAGGTGGTCGTATTCCTACTGGTGTGTTGCTAGTGGGTCCTCCTGGTACAGGTAAAACTCTGATTGCTAAAGCGATTGCCGGTGAAGCTAAAGTACCATTCTTTACTATTTCAGGATCTGACTTTGTTGAAATGTTTGTTGGTGTCGGCGCATCTCGTGTGCGTGACATGTTTGAACAAGCTAAAAAATCTGCACCTTGTATCATCTTTATCGATGAAATTGATGCTGTAGGTCGTCAACGTGGCGCCGGTGTTGGTGGTGGTCACGATGAACGTGAGCAAACATTGAACCAAATGTTGGTTGAAATGGATGGTTTTGAAGGTAATGAAGGTGTCATCGTCATTGCTGCAACAAACAGACCTGACGTATTAGATGCTGCATTACTTCGTCCTGGTCGTTTTGACCGTCAAGTGGTTGTTGGCTTGCCAGACGTACGTGGTCGTGAACAAATTCTTAAAGTACATATGCGTAAAGTACCATTAGGTGACGGTGTTAAAGCCAGTGTTATCGCTCGTGGTACGCCAGGTTTCTCTGGTGCTGACTTAGCTAACTTAGTTAACGAAGCGGCTTTATTCGCTGCTCGTGGTAATCGCCGCGTAGTAGGAATGGAAGAGTTCGAAAGTGCTAAAGATAAAATCATGATGGGTGCAGAACGCCGTACCATGGTGATGTCTGAGGAAGAAAAAGAAATGACGGCTTATCATGAAGCCGGTCATGCTATTGTGGGTTGTTTGGTGCCTGAGCACGATCCAGTTCATAAGGTAACGATTATTCCTCGTGGTCGTGCATTAGGTGTGACTTTCTTCCTGCCGGAAGCTGATGCTATTAGCCAAAGCCGACGTAAACTTGAAAGCCAAATTTCTGTTGCTTATGGCGGCCGTTTAGCTGAAGAGCTAATTTATGGTGGCGAAAAAGTGTCAACTGGTGCATCTCAAGATATTAAGTATGCTACGTCTATTGCACGTAACATGGTTACCCAATGGGGCTTCTCTGAGAAGTTGGGTCCTGTTTTGTACGCTGAAGATGAAGGCGAAGTGTTCTTAGGTCGCAGTATGGCTAAATCTAAGAATATGTCTGACGAAACAGCAGGCATGATCGATCAAGAAGTTAAACACTTAATCGACAGTAACTATGAGCGTGCTAATCAATATTTGACTGACAATATGGATATTCTTCATTCAATGAAAGATGCATTGATGAAGTATGAAACTATTGATGCTGAGCAAATTGATGACTTGATGAATCGCCGTGAAGTGCGTCAACCTGCCGATTGGCAAGCTGATGATTCAATGGACGACCAAGATAAAGGTACACCGGTAACACCTGAAGCAAATGCAACAGAAGAAGCTGCTGAAGAACCTGCAGCTGAAAAGCCAGATACCGAACCAAAAACTGATGAGTCACCTGCAAAATAA
- the rlmE gene encoding 23S rRNA (uridine(2552)-2'-O)-methyltransferase RlmE has product MATKKRSASSSRWMQEHFDDHYVKLSQKRGLRSRAAFKLEEIQQKDKLIKQGMTVVDLGAAPGGWSQIAVKLVGEKGKLVACDILPMDPIVGVDFLQGDFREEKVLDALLDRVGEDKVDVVLSDMAPNMSGSDGVDQPRAMYLVELALDMCHQVLASNGSFAVKVFQGEGFDEYMKAVRQAFTTVKTRKPDSSRPRSREVYIVATGYKL; this is encoded by the coding sequence ATGGCAACGAAAAAACGTTCGGCTAGTTCGAGCCGATGGATGCAAGAACATTTTGACGATCACTACGTTAAATTGTCTCAAAAGCGAGGTTTACGTTCTCGCGCAGCATTTAAGTTGGAAGAAATCCAACAAAAAGATAAACTCATTAAACAAGGTATGACAGTTGTTGATTTAGGTGCTGCGCCTGGCGGCTGGTCACAAATTGCTGTTAAATTGGTTGGTGAAAAAGGTAAATTGGTCGCGTGTGACATTTTACCAATGGATCCAATTGTGGGAGTTGACTTTTTACAAGGCGATTTCCGTGAAGAGAAAGTGCTTGACGCTTTACTTGACCGTGTTGGTGAGGATAAAGTGGATGTAGTGCTTTCTGATATGGCGCCAAACATGAGTGGTTCAGATGGAGTGGACCAACCTAGGGCGATGTATCTTGTAGAATTAGCATTAGATATGTGCCATCAAGTATTGGCGTCTAATGGGAGTTTTGCAGTAAAAGTCTTTCAGGGGGAGGGCTTTGACGAGTACATGAAAGCAGTTCGACAAGCTTTCACTACCGTTAAAACACGAAAACCAGATTCATCGCGACCACGTTCACGTGAAGTGTATATAGTGGCGACTGGTTACAAGTTATAG
- the yhbY gene encoding ribosome assembly RNA-binding protein YhbY, with translation MNLTTKQKQHLKGLAHNLKPVVLLGANGLTEGVLAEIDSALTHHELIKVKVGSSDRELKNAVVDAIIRETQSTKIQLIGHTLVIFRQSAEMKVAIPKAK, from the coding sequence ATGAACTTAACAACCAAACAAAAACAGCATTTAAAAGGCCTGGCGCATAACTTAAAGCCAGTAGTGCTGCTTGGTGCTAATGGTTTGACCGAAGGTGTGCTGGCTGAAATTGATAGTGCACTCACTCATCATGAACTAATAAAAGTGAAAGTAGGCTCTTCTGATAGAGAGCTTAAAAATGCTGTCGTTGACGCGATTATTCGCGAAACACAATCAACCAAGATACAGCTTATCGGACACACCTTAGTTATTTTCCGTCAGTCTGCTGAAATGAAAGTTGCCATTCCAAAAGCAAAATAA
- the greA gene encoding transcription elongation factor GreA → MNTVPMTIIGAEQLRKELDELKFERRPSITSAIAEARELGDLKENAEYHAAREEQGICEARIRDIEGKLSNAQIIDVTAMPNTGRVIFGTTVTILNVDTDAESTYRIVGDDEANIKENLISVNSPIARGLIGKSIDDEVAITTPGGTAEYEITAVEYI, encoded by the coding sequence ATGAATACCGTCCCTATGACGATTATTGGAGCTGAGCAGCTTCGCAAAGAATTAGATGAATTAAAATTTGAACGTCGCCCAAGTATTACTTCTGCTATTGCTGAAGCGCGTGAATTAGGCGACTTAAAAGAAAATGCTGAGTACCACGCAGCACGTGAAGAACAAGGTATTTGTGAAGCGCGTATTCGTGATATTGAAGGCAAATTATCTAATGCCCAAATTATTGATGTAACAGCTATGCCAAATACCGGACGGGTAATTTTTGGTACAACTGTGACAATTTTAAATGTTGATACTGATGCTGAGTCAACTTACCGCATTGTTGGTGATGATGAAGCAAACATCAAGGAGAACTTAATTTCAGTTAATTCTCCAATCGCTCGCGGCTTAATTGGTAAGAGTATTGATGATGAAGTTGCTATCACAACACCAGGTGGCACAGCTGAGTATGAAATTACTGCGGTTGAATATATCTAG